In a single window of the Haloarcula salinisoli genome:
- a CDS encoding alpha/beta fold hydrolase, translating to MSETDANAPLPDIPSAERTFREVNDVTLHVVSAGDPADSVVVLLHGFPEFWYGWAGYIERFVQAGYRVLVPDQRGYNRSEKPNGIAPYRVSTLAEDIVALLTTEACDSAHLIGHDWGGTVAWHVALRSPDTVDRLGIINMPHPTVFTEALQSNPRQREKSQYICSFQQPNTPEKRAKQNEFDTWVSVMNGPSRPGTFSETDFERYRQAWVEPGAPAAMLNWYRALVQYDNEPPRTQVAPPTLLLWGENDQALIPELAPESIEHCTHGDLAQFSDATHWIHHEYPDRVSELLLEHIEG from the coding sequence ATGTCTGAAACGGATGCAAACGCTCCACTCCCAGATATTCCGTCCGCGGAACGGACCTTCCGGGAGGTGAACGATGTGACGCTCCATGTTGTGTCAGCAGGCGACCCTGCTGATTCGGTCGTCGTGCTGCTTCACGGCTTCCCTGAATTCTGGTATGGGTGGGCGGGGTATATCGAGCGGTTCGTCCAGGCTGGATATCGCGTGCTCGTCCCCGACCAACGCGGCTACAATCGGAGTGAGAAACCGAATGGGATCGCTCCCTACCGTGTGTCGACCCTTGCCGAGGATATCGTCGCCCTGCTCACTACCGAAGCGTGTGACAGCGCCCATCTCATCGGCCATGATTGGGGTGGCACCGTTGCATGGCATGTCGCACTGCGTTCGCCGGACACTGTCGATCGACTCGGTATCATCAACATGCCCCATCCGACCGTGTTCACCGAGGCGCTCCAGTCCAATCCCAGGCAACGGGAGAAAAGCCAGTATATATGTTCATTCCAACAGCCGAATACGCCAGAGAAGCGGGCCAAACAGAACGAGTTCGACACGTGGGTGTCCGTTATGAATGGTCCGTCCAGGCCCGGAACGTTCAGCGAGACGGATTTCGAGCGGTATCGACAGGCGTGGGTAGAGCCTGGGGCGCCAGCTGCGATGCTCAACTGGTACCGAGCACTCGTCCAATACGACAATGAGCCACCACGGACACAGGTGGCGCCACCGACGTTGCTTCTCTGGGGTGAAAACGACCAGGCGCTCATCCCTGAACTGGCGCCAGAGAGCATAGAACACTGTACCCACGGCGACCTTGCACAGTTTTCGGATGCGACCCACTGGATTCACCACGAGTATCCCGACCGTGTCAGCGAATTACTGCTGGAGCATATCGAGGGATAG
- a CDS encoding MarR family winged helix-turn-helix transcriptional regulator, producing MTETNPTHEEMHHPSGHWYDCTGFQRDLLLGIATHDRLDQAPCGANLHRWLEGRYPHDVNRSRVYTNLGDLYDAGMVKRRPINDRKTAYELTEAGQECLAAHGRLVEELDLPDMMPATARDQ from the coding sequence ATGACCGAGACCAACCCCACCCACGAAGAGATGCATCACCCCTCAGGCCACTGGTACGACTGCACGGGCTTCCAGCGCGATCTCCTGTTGGGCATCGCGACCCACGACCGACTGGACCAGGCCCCCTGCGGCGCCAACCTCCACCGGTGGCTCGAAGGCCGCTATCCCCACGACGTCAACCGGTCCCGCGTGTACACCAACCTCGGTGACCTCTACGACGCCGGTATGGTCAAACGCCGCCCGATCAACGACCGCAAGACAGCCTACGAGCTCACTGAAGCCGGCCAGGAGTGTCTGGCCGCCCACGGCCGCCTCGTCGAGGAACTGGACCTCCCGGATATGATGCCCGCCACAGCTCGAGATCAATGA
- a CDS encoding tyrosine-type recombinase/integrase → MPKSPDSDPVAGQDSPAWTLLDRDGLVDAYRDVVAPAMRADDLDPETEQPTYEWLNDNGFRRFIYTLQEHHDTTVTEFCKQDLGLEVQGYDWGIDHADTIDALERYLDRQQQRKSWSESTIDAHRSRLGRYVRTYATVNDTDDLLSPVARESTVAAHEAVDACWATFDELDQEVARETLRRIYITVSDWYTTLVSRREAALNPTDGLDYNWSGDDAGTTSNPPLGPEHVESLFEAARDTREKLLVVALCGWGLRSGEVAALHADQIVLDDDAPRIEFESRKNGPGSVALIYGQAAVVERIAQFDHDPDWSGYLFPSPRSSSGHRTGGTIRNWFDDLAERAALPETIDGHRPVPQMARRFWYDRYSSTVEELVEHQIQEIAEEQGSASATVVWDDYLSEDRRRELRREFMQEKLADAFAVQR, encoded by the coding sequence ATGCCAAAATCGCCCGATTCAGATCCAGTTGCCGGCCAGGACTCACCCGCCTGGACCCTGCTGGACCGCGATGGGCTCGTCGACGCTTACCGGGATGTCGTCGCCCCCGCTATGCGGGCCGATGACCTCGACCCCGAGACAGAGCAGCCGACCTACGAATGGCTCAACGACAATGGCTTCCGCCGCTTTATCTACACACTGCAAGAACACCACGATACCACAGTCACGGAATTCTGCAAGCAGGATCTCGGTCTCGAAGTCCAGGGCTACGACTGGGGGATCGACCATGCCGACACCATCGACGCACTGGAACGCTATCTTGACCGACAGCAACAGCGCAAATCCTGGAGTGAGTCGACCATCGACGCACACCGGAGCCGGCTGGGTCGATACGTGCGTACCTACGCGACGGTAAACGATACAGATGACCTCCTTTCGCCGGTCGCCAGAGAATCAACGGTAGCCGCTCACGAAGCCGTCGACGCCTGCTGGGCTACTTTCGACGAGCTGGACCAGGAGGTTGCCCGCGAGACGCTCAGGCGCATCTACATTACCGTCTCTGATTGGTACACGACGCTGGTGAGCCGGCGTGAAGCTGCACTGAATCCCACTGACGGGCTCGACTACAACTGGAGCGGCGACGACGCCGGGACGACGTCGAATCCGCCACTGGGTCCAGAACACGTCGAATCTCTGTTCGAAGCTGCCCGAGACACCCGTGAGAAGCTACTCGTCGTCGCGCTGTGTGGGTGGGGACTCCGCTCCGGCGAGGTCGCGGCCCTCCATGCCGACCAGATTGTTCTGGACGACGATGCACCACGCATCGAATTCGAGAGTCGCAAGAACGGCCCGGGCTCGGTGGCGCTCATCTATGGCCAGGCCGCTGTCGTGGAACGGATAGCCCAGTTCGACCACGACCCAGACTGGAGCGGGTACCTATTTCCCTCGCCGCGCTCGTCGAGCGGTCACCGCACCGGTGGAACCATCCGTAACTGGTTCGACGACCTTGCCGAACGGGCAGCCCTTCCCGAAACTATCGATGGCCATCGACCGGTTCCCCAGATGGCCCGGCGGTTCTGGTACGACCGGTACTCCTCGACGGTCGAAGAGCTGGTCGAACACCAGATTCAGGAGATTGCCGAAGAACAGGGGAGCGCTTCGGCGACTGTGGTCTGGGACGACTATCTCTCCGAAGACCGGCGCCGGGAGCTCCGCCGCGAATTCATGCAGGAGAAACTCGCTGACGCGTTCGCTGTCCAGCGGTAA
- a CDS encoding NAD(P)-dependent oxidoreductase — protein sequence MELAVFGATGDTGRELTAQAGNRGHDIRALTRSPASFSTGSAITIIQGNVLDPEAVSATVEGVDAVCCLLGRTQNNPDDIVSRGTAHIVTAMERHCVERLVVLTSMGLGGSMCTVPWYVRLANATVLADLMADKARQEEQVMQSELDWTIVRPGGLTDEPRTGEYVHGVDVDVNAGPIPRADVAEFLLWVLENEQYVHEAPSLTTERDIDIPFLWDQATGVVQRLAGR from the coding sequence ATGGAACTGGCAGTGTTCGGTGCAACAGGTGACACCGGTCGTGAACTGACTGCACAGGCGGGCAACCGAGGGCATGATATCCGCGCCCTCACACGGTCACCAGCCTCGTTTTCGACCGGGAGTGCTATCACTATCATCCAAGGCAACGTCCTCGATCCGGAAGCTGTATCGGCGACAGTCGAGGGGGTGGATGCTGTCTGCTGTCTCCTCGGTCGGACCCAGAACAATCCCGACGATATCGTCTCACGTGGGACGGCACATATCGTGACTGCCATGGAGCGCCACTGTGTCGAGCGTCTGGTGGTATTGACGTCGATGGGTCTCGGGGGGAGTATGTGCACTGTTCCGTGGTACGTCCGATTGGCGAACGCAACGGTCCTCGCCGACCTCATGGCAGACAAGGCCCGGCAAGAGGAACAGGTCATGCAGAGTGAGCTCGATTGGACTATCGTTCGTCCGGGTGGTCTGACAGATGAGCCGAGGACCGGCGAGTATGTCCACGGTGTAGACGTCGACGTCAACGCTGGTCCCATCCCCCGTGCCGACGTTGCCGAGTTCCTCCTGTGGGTGCTCGAAAACGAGCAGTACGTACACGAGGCCCCGTCGCTCACCACGGAGCGAGATATCGACATCCCATTCCTCTGGGACCAGGCCACCGGCGTAGTCCAACGATTAGCCGGCAGATGA
- a CDS encoding DUF302 domain-containing protein, producing the protein MSLPIDPQQFDPADIGEVQATLEMDHEAAIEHVREVFTDAGFGVATEFSPSEMLNEKVDAGRDPYYVLGACNPAMADRALEASDKRMGGLFPCNVVIWEEEPGVQRVYHVSIMRIARLVGMAPDDEAMADIIADTGELVEAAFENL; encoded by the coding sequence ATGTCGTTACCTATCGACCCACAGCAGTTCGACCCTGCGGATATCGGGGAAGTCCAGGCGACCCTGGAGATGGACCACGAGGCGGCTATCGAGCACGTCCGAGAGGTGTTCACAGACGCCGGTTTCGGCGTCGCCACGGAGTTCTCGCCCTCGGAGATGCTCAACGAGAAGGTCGACGCCGGCCGGGACCCCTACTACGTACTGGGAGCGTGCAACCCGGCGATGGCGGACCGAGCGCTCGAGGCCTCGGACAAACGGATGGGCGGTCTGTTCCCGTGTAACGTCGTCATCTGGGAGGAGGAACCGGGTGTCCAGCGAGTCTACCACGTCAGCATCATGCGCATCGCCCGGCTCGTCGGGATGGCACCGGACGACGAGGCGATGGCCGACATCATCGCCGACACCGGCGAGCTGGTAGAGGCGGCCTTCGAGAACCTCTGA
- a CDS encoding class I SAM-dependent methyltransferase: MGHHTFDADRAASLEAPERRYSVLSAEELRWALDCAADDTVVDLGSGTGFYTDDVAPDAGEVYAVDIQTEMHEFYREKGLPTNVELVTAPVDDMPLDTNSADRAFSTMTYHEFATAAAIEEIRRVLRPEGQLVIADWAADGEGDRGPPLTERYALEDAVATLGEHGFDVEFEAARPETFLLIATA, encoded by the coding sequence ATGGGCCACCACACCTTCGACGCCGACCGAGCGGCGTCACTGGAAGCCCCCGAACGGCGCTACAGCGTTCTCTCCGCCGAGGAGCTGCGCTGGGCACTCGACTGTGCAGCTGACGACACCGTCGTCGACCTCGGAAGCGGGACGGGGTTCTACACCGACGATGTCGCCCCGGACGCCGGCGAGGTGTACGCCGTCGACATCCAGACGGAGATGCACGAGTTCTACCGCGAGAAGGGCCTGCCGACGAACGTCGAACTCGTGACCGCGCCGGTTGACGATATGCCACTCGACACCAACAGCGCCGATAGGGCGTTCTCGACGATGACCTACCACGAGTTCGCGACGGCGGCGGCCATCGAGGAGATACGCCGCGTTCTCCGACCGGAAGGGCAGCTCGTCATCGCCGACTGGGCAGCCGACGGGGAAGGCGACCGAGGGCCGCCCCTCACGGAGCGATACGCGCTCGAGGACGCGGTCGCGACGCTCGGCGAACACGGCTTCGACGTCGAGTTCGAGGCCGCTCGACCGGAGACGTTCCTGCTGATTGCCACGGCCTGA
- a CDS encoding DsrE/DsrF/DrsH-like family protein — protein MSTDTPSTGDDESMTEAQLQARIEELEKSVAELEADDDQKKMTIVATQGTFDMAYPPLILASTAAAFGWDVVVFHTFWGLDILHEEKSETLQLSAVGNPNMPMPNALAALPGMDRMATWMMEKRIEENGTASIEELIDLSLDQGVELQACQMTIDLMDYDEDDFYDDVTVGVGAATALQHMAESDIQLLV, from the coding sequence ATGAGCACGGATACACCCTCGACCGGCGACGACGAGTCCATGACCGAAGCTCAGCTCCAGGCTCGAATCGAAGAGCTCGAAAAGAGCGTCGCCGAGCTGGAAGCCGACGACGACCAGAAGAAGATGACCATCGTCGCCACCCAGGGGACGTTCGATATGGCCTATCCCCCGCTCATCCTCGCCAGCACGGCCGCGGCATTCGGCTGGGACGTGGTCGTCTTCCACACCTTCTGGGGGCTGGACATCCTCCACGAGGAGAAATCGGAAACGCTCCAGCTCTCGGCCGTCGGCAACCCGAATATGCCGATGCCCAACGCGCTAGCTGCACTGCCCGGCATGGACCGGATGGCGACGTGGATGATGGAAAAGCGCATCGAAGAGAACGGGACCGCTAGTATCGAGGAGCTCATCGACCTGTCGCTGGACCAGGGCGTGGAGTTACAGGCCTGTCAGATGACCATCGACCTGATGGACTACGACGAGGACGATTTCTACGACGACGTCACCGTCGGCGTCGGCGCGGCCACGGCGCTCCAGCACATGGCCGAATCCGACATCCAGCTCCTGGTCTGA
- a CDS encoding sulfurtransferase TusA family protein, translated as MSDTFDIAETLDVKGESCPMPVVKTKNAIDDLAEGSVLEVLATDSGSMSDIDGWAEGTSGVELLEQVEDGDVYKHYVEKTA; from the coding sequence ATGAGTGATACATTCGACATCGCGGAGACGCTCGACGTGAAAGGCGAATCGTGCCCCATGCCAGTGGTCAAGACGAAGAACGCGATCGACGACCTCGCCGAGGGGTCGGTACTCGAAGTCCTCGCGACCGACAGCGGCAGTATGAGCGACATCGACGGCTGGGCCGAGGGGACCAGCGGCGTCGAACTGCTCGAACAGGTCGAAGACGGTGACGTGTACAAACACTACGTCGAGAAGACCGCCTGA
- a CDS encoding MBL fold metallo-hydrolase, translating to MNAEDFPTPDADVESVTPERLKERIDGGESVTILDARMGSDYEEWHIDGENVESINVPYFHFLEEELDEDVLDDVPADREITVVCAKGGASEFVAGTLTEQGYDVHHVEDGMNGWARIYETVEVTEYEGSGTLMQYQRPSSGCLGYLVYDDEEAAVIDPLRAFADRYLDDAEELGVDIEYALDTHIHADHISGVRELAEAGVEGVIPAAAVDRGVTYAEELTNAEDGDEFHVGDVTIETVATPGHTTGMTSYLVDESLLATGDGLFVESVARPDLEEGDEGAPDAARLLYESLQDRVLALPDETLVGGAHFSDAAEPAPDGTYTAPIGQLVAEMDALTMDEDDFVETILADMPPRPANYEEIIATNLGQNAVDDEAAFTLELGPNNCAASQESLAGD from the coding sequence ATGAACGCTGAAGACTTCCCGACGCCCGACGCAGACGTCGAATCGGTCACGCCCGAACGGCTGAAAGAGCGCATCGACGGTGGCGAGTCCGTCACAATCCTCGACGCACGAATGGGCTCGGACTACGAAGAGTGGCACATCGACGGCGAGAACGTCGAGTCCATCAACGTTCCGTACTTCCACTTCCTGGAGGAGGAACTGGACGAGGACGTTCTCGACGACGTCCCAGCGGACCGAGAAATCACGGTCGTCTGTGCGAAAGGCGGCGCCAGCGAGTTCGTCGCGGGCACACTCACGGAGCAGGGGTACGACGTCCACCACGTCGAAGACGGCATGAACGGCTGGGCCCGTATCTACGAAACCGTCGAGGTCACCGAGTACGAGGGCTCGGGGACGCTCATGCAGTACCAGCGCCCCTCCTCGGGCTGTCTGGGCTATCTCGTCTACGACGACGAAGAGGCCGCCGTCATCGACCCGCTGCGTGCCTTCGCCGACCGCTATCTCGACGACGCCGAGGAGCTCGGTGTCGACATCGAGTACGCGCTCGACACGCACATCCACGCCGACCACATCTCTGGGGTCCGCGAACTCGCCGAGGCGGGCGTCGAGGGCGTCATCCCCGCAGCCGCCGTCGACCGCGGGGTCACCTACGCCGAGGAACTCACCAACGCCGAGGACGGCGACGAGTTCCACGTCGGCGACGTGACCATAGAGACCGTCGCGACGCCAGGTCATACGACTGGGATGACCTCGTATCTCGTCGACGAGAGTCTGCTCGCCACCGGTGACGGGCTGTTCGTCGAGAGCGTCGCCCGACCCGACCTCGAAGAGGGCGACGAGGGCGCACCTGACGCCGCCCGGCTGCTGTACGAGTCGCTGCAAGACCGCGTGCTCGCGCTGCCCGACGAGACGCTCGTCGGCGGCGCACACTTCAGCGACGCGGCCGAGCCGGCCCCGGACGGAACCTACACCGCGCCCATCGGCCAGCTCGTCGCGGAGATGGACGCGCTCACGATGGACGAAGACGATTTCGTCGAGACGATTCTGGCCGATATGCCGCCGCGGCCGGCCAACTACGAGGAGATAATCGCGACGAACCTCGGGCAGAACGCCGTCGACGACGAGGCGGCGTTCACGCTCGAGCTGGGCCCGAACAACTGCGCCGCGAGCCAGGAATCGCTCGCGGGTGACTGA
- a CDS encoding YeeE/YedE family protein: MVTDPVVLQVAAELFPNGISRYAVGGLLVGLGAAVIYVGTGISAGASTFLESTLSYVSGQSRFQQYVASRDWRIVFTLGIVLGAAVYAVVYQGGAWTTDVAWWRLLVGGVLVGIGTRVGKGCTSGHGVCGVGSASKTSIAGVLAFLVTAIVTAQIVAALGVTP; encoded by the coding sequence ATGGTAACGGACCCAGTCGTGCTGCAGGTGGCCGCCGAGCTGTTCCCGAACGGAATCTCCCGGTACGCAGTTGGCGGGCTGCTCGTGGGCCTCGGAGCGGCCGTCATCTACGTCGGCACCGGCATCAGCGCCGGGGCGAGCACGTTCCTCGAGTCGACGCTGTCGTACGTCTCCGGCCAGTCGCGCTTCCAGCAGTACGTCGCTTCGCGGGACTGGCGGATCGTGTTCACGCTCGGCATCGTCCTCGGCGCGGCGGTGTACGCCGTCGTCTATCAGGGCGGCGCGTGGACGACCGACGTCGCCTGGTGGCGGCTGCTCGTAGGCGGCGTCCTGGTGGGTATCGGGACCCGCGTCGGGAAGGGCTGTACGTCGGGCCACGGCGTCTGTGGCGTCGGCTCGGCGTCGAAGACGTCCATCGCGGGCGTGCTAGCGTTTCTCGTTACCGCCATCGTGACGGCACAGATAGTCGCCGCGCTGGGGGTGACGCCGTGA
- a CDS encoding DUF6691 family protein: protein MADQSTDRHPLFIPLVLLGGLIFGFGLAYSHMARPEVVLNFLQFEDFGLLFVMFGGAAVTGVSFLLAPRVLDRAPLTGDRFERRLKSFDRNVLVGGGIFGVGWGLSGICPGAAYASLGIGNVAILWALGGMFLGAYLQGWWRSQTSRADPAPAGAD from the coding sequence ATGGCGGACCAATCGACAGACCGCCACCCGCTTTTCATCCCGCTCGTGCTGCTGGGCGGACTGATATTCGGGTTCGGACTCGCCTACAGCCACATGGCCCGTCCGGAGGTCGTGCTGAACTTCCTCCAGTTCGAGGACTTCGGCCTGCTGTTCGTGATGTTCGGCGGCGCGGCGGTAACGGGAGTCAGCTTCTTGCTCGCGCCGCGCGTGCTCGACCGAGCGCCCCTGACCGGCGACCGCTTCGAGCGCCGCCTGAAGTCCTTCGACCGGAACGTACTGGTCGGCGGCGGGATATTCGGCGTCGGCTGGGGGCTCTCCGGCATCTGTCCCGGAGCCGCTTACGCCAGCCTCGGTATCGGCAACGTGGCCATCCTCTGGGCGCTCGGGGGGATGTTCCTCGGCGCGTACCTGCAAGGCTGGTGGCGGAGCCAAACGAGCAGGGCCGACCCTGCCCCCGCGGGGGCGGACTGA
- a CDS encoding inorganic phosphate transporter, with amino-acid sequence MELALVALFLIAGLASLFMSWVIGAGSSGATPFAPAVGANAISTMRAAFVVGIFGLAGAVTQGANVSEAVGRGLVGGVSLPAAGVIVALFVGAGLMAVGIYTGYPIATAFTVTGAVIGVGMATGGTPLWAKYQQIGTVWLLTPVVGGGIAYGIASVLPRADVPERATIPALAALVGVVLANVDFAFLGPGGKPGSVTALGERLLGVDGVAATAALSGGVALAVAAAVYWDVRRDEAGGLRRVLLALGSLVAFSAGGSQVGLAVGPLLPLLEDVGMRSPAVVLLGGGVGILVGSWTGAPRMIKSLSQDYSSLGPRRSIAALVPSFLIAQLAVLLGVPVSFNEIVVSAIIGSGAAVGGSEAVDPRKITVTVGAWVGSFALSFALGFGSMTAIGSF; translated from the coding sequence ATGGAACTCGCACTCGTCGCACTGTTCCTGATCGCCGGGCTCGCGAGTCTGTTCATGTCGTGGGTCATCGGTGCCGGCTCCAGCGGCGCGACCCCCTTCGCGCCCGCCGTCGGCGCCAACGCCATCTCGACGATGCGTGCGGCCTTCGTCGTCGGTATCTTCGGACTCGCTGGTGCGGTGACCCAGGGCGCGAACGTCTCGGAGGCCGTCGGACGCGGGCTCGTCGGCGGTGTCAGTCTCCCCGCGGCGGGTGTCATCGTCGCCCTGTTCGTCGGTGCCGGGCTCATGGCCGTCGGTATCTACACCGGCTACCCCATCGCGACTGCCTTTACCGTCACCGGCGCGGTCATCGGCGTCGGGATGGCCACTGGGGGGACCCCGTTGTGGGCCAAGTACCAGCAGATAGGTACCGTGTGGCTCCTGACCCCCGTCGTGGGCGGTGGCATCGCCTACGGCATCGCGAGCGTGTTGCCGCGAGCGGACGTCCCCGAACGGGCGACCATCCCGGCGCTTGCAGCACTCGTCGGCGTCGTGCTCGCAAACGTCGACTTTGCCTTCCTCGGCCCGGGTGGCAAGCCAGGGTCGGTTACGGCCCTCGGAGAGCGGCTGCTCGGCGTCGACGGGGTCGCGGCGACAGCGGCCCTCTCGGGCGGTGTCGCACTGGCCGTCGCCGCCGCGGTCTACTGGGACGTCCGTCGCGACGAGGCGGGCGGCCTCAGACGCGTCCTGCTGGCGCTTGGCTCGCTCGTGGCGTTTTCGGCCGGCGGGAGCCAGGTCGGACTGGCCGTCGGGCCGCTGCTCCCGCTGCTCGAGGACGTGGGGATGCGCTCACCGGCTGTCGTCCTCCTGGGCGGCGGTGTCGGTATCCTCGTTGGCTCCTGGACCGGCGCACCCCGGATGATAAAATCGCTCTCCCAGGACTACTCGTCGCTGGGGCCGAGACGGTCCATCGCCGCCCTGGTTCCGAGTTTCCTCATCGCCCAGCTCGCCGTCTTGCTGGGCGTGCCGGTCTCGTTCAACGAGATCGTGGTCAGCGCCATCATCGGGAGCGGTGCCGCGGTCGGCGGCAGCGAGGCCGTCGACCCGCGGAAGATAACTGTCACCGTCGGTGCCTGGGTCGGCTCTTTCGCTCTCTCATTTGCCCTCGGATTCGGGTCGATGACCGCTATCGGTTCGTTCTAA
- a CDS encoding universal stress protein, translating to MRAIYATDLSAASEAAIASETCLECLGRIGVETIHLVTVIPSNVHAGMPGMNFSKRREQALGRYQNVMADAGFETDTNVVRGMPHRRINGIAEAEKADMTIIGSRGQSPLENRVIGSTARNLARTTVVPLLVNRVERETADPDVLREHLFQQILYATDFSANAERAFDAFSYLRHATQEATLVHVESPKDSGATDGDPSDRLDALASTLATWDIDTTVEVRQGDPGEEILAVEERVTPTMILVGSRGRSRMRRLLLGSVSEDIVARASGNVYLVPPSRTA from the coding sequence ATGAGGGCCATCTATGCGACAGACCTCTCGGCGGCCAGTGAAGCGGCGATAGCGTCGGAGACGTGTCTGGAGTGTCTCGGGCGAATCGGCGTCGAGACCATTCACCTGGTCACGGTCATCCCGTCGAACGTCCACGCCGGGATGCCGGGGATGAACTTCAGCAAGCGGCGCGAGCAGGCGCTGGGTCGCTATCAGAACGTGATGGCGGACGCGGGGTTCGAGACCGACACGAACGTCGTTCGGGGGATGCCCCACCGGCGTATCAACGGTATCGCCGAGGCCGAGAAGGCAGATATGACGATTATCGGCTCCCGCGGCCAGAGCCCGCTGGAGAACCGCGTCATCGGGTCGACGGCCCGGAACCTCGCGCGGACGACAGTCGTCCCGCTCCTGGTCAACCGTGTCGAACGCGAGACTGCGGACCCTGACGTGCTCAGAGAACACCTCTTCCAGCAGATACTCTACGCGACCGACTTCTCCGCGAACGCCGAGCGCGCCTTCGACGCGTTCTCGTATCTGCGCCACGCCACGCAAGAAGCGACGCTCGTCCACGTCGAATCGCCCAAAGACTCGGGCGCGACCGACGGGGACCCGAGCGACCGGCTGGATGCGCTCGCCTCGACGCTCGCCACGTGGGACATCGACACGACCGTCGAGGTCCGACAGGGTGACCCCGGCGAGGAGATTCTGGCCGTCGAGGAGAGGGTGACGCCGACGATGATCCTCGTCGGCTCCCGGGGCCGAAGTCGGATGCGGCGGCTGTTGCTCGGCAGCGTCTCCGAGGATATCGTGGCCCGCGCGAGCGGGAACGTCTACCTCGTCCCGCCGTCCCGAACCGCCTGA
- a CDS encoding DUF7512 family protein — MVDLAGVTAGGAGSVDAAVLIGAVLLEAVLLYVGYGAVEQVFGHRVVDRLKGE; from the coding sequence ATGGTAGACCTGGCGGGGGTCACAGCCGGCGGCGCGGGCAGCGTCGACGCAGCCGTGCTCATCGGGGCCGTGCTGCTCGAGGCGGTCCTCCTCTACGTCGGCTACGGTGCGGTCGAACAGGTGTTCGGACATCGTGTGGTCGACCGGCTCAAGGGAGAGTGA
- a CDS encoding sulfite exporter TauE/SafE family protein, translating into MEILGLGLWMVLLFVGFGLLIGVLFGFFGMGGSFLVTPALLVMGYPTRVAVGSGLAFVFGTSVIATLKHRDMGQVDYKLGVLMIAGTTAGIEAGKEIVIHLESLGLAGSIISVTYVFLLGGIGAFVTYEAVRGDGGGGVDHDQADAEVDADDIPEIAKKIQSYRVPPMMSLRGGVSVSLWLILAVAFVTGLLSGFLGVGGGFIRMPALFYLIGVPVPIAVGTDLFEIVFSGGLGSFLYAMDGGVDISIVVPLLAGSAFGARIGSAATSIVDEDDIKVYFGLMLLGGALAVAVREIGTVTGIDALNTVSLVLILGSALVVSGAVVYSSVTALREESQSSAPA; encoded by the coding sequence ATGGAGATACTGGGGCTCGGTCTGTGGATGGTCCTCCTGTTCGTCGGGTTCGGGCTGCTCATCGGCGTCCTGTTTGGTTTCTTCGGGATGGGCGGCTCCTTCCTGGTGACGCCGGCGCTGCTGGTGATGGGGTATCCAACCAGGGTCGCCGTGGGGAGCGGGCTCGCCTTCGTGTTCGGGACCTCCGTCATCGCGACGCTGAAACACCGCGACATGGGCCAGGTCGACTACAAACTCGGGGTTTTGATGATCGCCGGGACGACCGCCGGCATCGAGGCCGGCAAGGAGATCGTCATCCATCTGGAGTCGCTCGGGCTGGCCGGGAGCATCATCAGTGTCACCTACGTCTTCCTGCTGGGTGGCATCGGGGCATTCGTTACCTACGAAGCCGTTAGAGGCGACGGTGGTGGCGGCGTCGACCACGACCAGGCGGATGCCGAGGTGGACGCCGACGACATCCCGGAGATAGCGAAGAAGATACAGTCCTATCGCGTCCCCCCGATGATGTCGCTTCGTGGTGGCGTCAGCGTCTCGCTGTGGCTGATACTGGCCGTCGCCTTCGTCACCGGGCTGCTCTCGGGCTTTCTCGGCGTCGGCGGCGGGTTCATCCGCATGCCCGCACTGTTCTACCTCATCGGCGTCCCAGTCCCCATCGCTGTCGGGACCGACCTCTTCGAGATTGTCTTCTCGGGCGGCCTGGGGAGTTTCCTCTATGCGATGGATGGCGGGGTCGACATCTCCATCGTGGTGCCGCTGCTGGCGGGGAGTGCCTTCGGAGCCCGCATCGGCTCGGCCGCGACCAGCATCGTCGACGAGGACGATATCAAGGTGTACTTCGGACTGATGTTGCTGGGCGGCGCGCTCGCCGTCGCGGTCCGTGAGATAGGCACCGTCACCGGCATCGATGCCCTCAACACGGTCAGTCTGGTGCTCATCCTCGGCTCTGCGCTCGTGGTCAGCGGGGCCGTCGTCTACAGCAGCGTCACCGCCCTCCGCGAGGAGTCACAGTCGTCCGCACCGGCCTGA